A region from the Benincasa hispida cultivar B227 chromosome 10, ASM972705v1, whole genome shotgun sequence genome encodes:
- the LOC120089235 gene encoding uncharacterized protein LOC120089235, producing the protein MAACFAPSLSVSGGLIKASDLSSKSISFGQAPKLAIQRKSSRTNQKLSVRAEYNDGDRSGGGDFVAGFLLGGAVFGTLAYIFAPQIRRSLLNEDEYGFRRAKRPIYYDEGLEKTRQTLNAKISQLNSAIDNVSSRLRGGNNTPAVPVEADPEIEATM; encoded by the exons ATGGCCGCCTGCTTTGCTCCGTCGCTCTCCGTATCTG GGGGATTGATCAAGGCCTCAGATCTCTCCTCAAAGTCCATTTCCTTTGGGCAAGCACCAAAACTCGCCATCCAGAGGAAGTCCTCGAGAACCAACCAAAAGTTATCAGTCCGTGCTGAGTACAA tGATGGTGATAGAAGTGGAGGTGGGGATTTTGTGGCTGGTTTTCTTCTTGGGGGTGCTGTATTTGGAACCTTAGCTTATATTTTTGCACCGCAG ATCAGGAGATCTCTACTAAATGAAGACGAGTATGGTTTCAGGAGGGCTAAGCGTCCAATCTACTACGACGAAGGTCTTGAG AAAACCAGACAGACGTTGAATGCAAAAATAAGCCAATTGAATTCAGCGATTGATAATGTATCCTCACGTCTGAGAGGTGGTAATAATACTCCAGCTGTCCCAGTTGAAGCTGATCCTGAGATTGAAGCTACCATGTAA